The nucleotide window tcctttttattatatatttcgtttttaactctttgattgatttattaggagaaactaaaggagaaaaaGACGGAATATAAAGCGATTGTTTtgactgatagttctgttaatcttgagaacattgataacataattattactgaagttttgggtcctgaaaagcatagtcgggttcgatttcaaggatctggtgttaccccgacccaatattttggatccggctcccagcaatacatgccttaCAGGAGTCAaactcaagctgaagttcagaggttaagagaccagatagctca belongs to Gossypium arboreum isolate Shixiya-1 chromosome 7, ASM2569848v2, whole genome shotgun sequence and includes:
- the LOC128295540 gene encoding uncharacterized protein LOC128295540 — protein: MTSEAGEIMEKLKEKKTEYKAIVLTDSSVNLENIDNIIITEVLGPEKHSRVRFQGSGVTPTQYFGSGSQQYMPYRSQTQAEVQRLRDQIAQMQASTVEQITEVERKYEELQQRLRADAVARKAAAAGREVAAAAKEAEAAAMVAEQSRKYDELQLQL